One Anastrepha obliqua isolate idAnaObli1 chromosome 6, idAnaObli1_1.0, whole genome shotgun sequence DNA window includes the following coding sequences:
- the LOC129250061 gene encoding uncharacterized protein LOC129250061, with translation MAGVGNLELFDLNQPMVNVYGASKGSIPHIFRSVTLRPLAVTNHFLPRSSEIAAYYHFHKRDQYPDESVSNYIAALRPLAVDCNFGAALDRMLRDRFVCGMKDEGLQKSLLAGKDLTVQKVIERALSNEAAAISAMAMRPPSEPVYAVNENRFRPRTKNAINSNQQLSCNGCGRSHPRSMRKKSYRQENVNKITPLVNQKRSISATINGSTCIFEVDSGSPVTIMTESTFNSVWSNRKPDLSKCDLDLSDYQHNHIPVKGIIDMSIYHNRRKIKNLPLIIASSGGSNLFGCNCFDALGKRIEGDFGINSGFSIKAILKKHDHLFSTDFGRYTGLPVPLQIDSAVPPVRLPPRRIPFATVSTLLASIEGGSIYAKIDLTQAYQQLVVDGRSSLLQTVSMHKDAFKVTRRQFGISSAPGIFQSCIENILQSIPGVLPYFDDIVVMGKSEDELANRLEQIFVRFDKAGLRSRKDKCQFSMPSIELLGFKLDNLGIRPSPAKIKATHEAPSPKNKKQLQAFLSLLNFYHAFLPNKATIAEPLHRLLDKSALWTMKEQHKIVFNTRKRLIASKNGLIH, from the exons ATGGCTGGAGTTGGGAATTTGGAACTATTTGATTTAAATCAGCCAATGGTCAACGTATATGGCGCGTCAAAAGGCAGCATTCCCCACATTTTCCGGAGCGTCACTCTACGACCTCTTGCCGTCACCAACCATTTTTTACCACGTTCATCCGAAATTGCGGCATATTATCATTTTCACAAACGTGATCAATATCCGGACGAGTCTGTCAGCAATTACATCGCAGCATTGCGCCCATTGGCAGTGGACTGCAACTTCGGTGCGGCGCTCGACCGCATGCTTCGCGACCGTTTTGTGTGTGGCATGAAGGACGAAGGACTGCAGAAAAGCCTACTGGCAGGAAAGGATCTAACAGTGCAAAAGGTTATCGAACGTGCACTTTCGAATGAAGCAGCAGCCATCAGTGCCATGGCTATGAGGCCCCCCAGCGAACCAGTTTATGCTGTCAACGAGAATCGTTTTCGTCCCCGAACAAAAAACGCCATCAACAGTAACCAGCAGCTGTCATGTAATGGTTGTGGTAGATCACACCCTC GTTCAATGCGGAAAAAATCATATCGTCAAGAGAATGTCAATAAGATCACACCCTTGGTCAATCAGAAGAGGTCGATCTCAGCTACGATTAATGGCAGCACATGTATTTTTGAAGTGGATTCTGGGTCGCCTGTGACCATCATGACGGAATCTACGTTCAATAGCGTCTGGTCCAACAGAAAGCCAGATCTTTCCAAGTGTGATCTGGATCTTAGCGATTACCAACACAACCACATCCCAGTCAAGGGGATCATTGATATGTCAATTTATCACAACCGCCGTAAAATTAAGAACTTGCCGCTAATCATCGCAAGCAGTGGTGGCTCTAATCTTTTTGGTTGTAACTGTTTTGATGCACTGGGTAAACGTATAGAAGGAGACTTTGGCATCAACAGTGGTTTCAGCATCAAAGCCATCCTGAAGAAACACGATCACTTGTTCTCAACAGATTTTGGTCGCTACACAGGACTACCAGTGCCATTACAAATCGATTCGGCAGTTCCGCCCGTGAGACTGCCTCCACGCCGTATACCCTTCGCCA CCGTTAGCACGCTTTTGGCTTCGATTGAAGGTGGatcgatttatgcaaaaatagaTTTGACACAAGCATACCAACAGCTCGTGGTTGATGGGCGTTCGTCACTACTGCAAACCGTGTCAATGCATAAAGACGCATTTAAGGTAACCAGGCGGCAGTTTGGCATCTCATCAGCGCCCGGTATATTCCAAAGCTGCATCGAAAACATTTTGCAAAGCATTCCTGGTGTCCTGCCGTACTTTGATGACATCGTGGTCATGGGTAAGTCGGAAGATGAGCTCGCAAATAGACTGGAACAAATATTTGTACGCTTCGACAAGGCCGGACTACGTTCGCGCAAGGACAAGTGCCAATTTAGTATGCCATCTATCGAACTTTTAGGGTTTAAACTAGACAATCTCGGTATACGACCCTCACCTGCCAAGATCAAGGCCACTCATGAAGCACCATCGCCAAAGAACAAGAAGCAACTCCAAGCGTTTCTGAGTTTACTCAACTTTTATCACGCCTTTTTACCCAACAAAGCAACAATCGCTGAGCCGTTGCACCGCTTGCTCGACAAAAGTGCTTTATGGACTATGAAAGAGCAAcacaaaatagttttcaatACGCGTAAGAGGCTGATTGCATCAAAGAATGGGCTGATTCATTAA